cttatataatatctatatttcctcttcttctttttgCATTATTTGTAACTAAGTTTTTATCTGAAACTTCTAGCAAACGATGACTAAATTGATGAACAAGTTTGGAATATCTTCCAACTTGCCCTTCAATGAAGGTGCTTTTCCTGCATCCTTTCAAAGTGCTTTGACCACAACAAATGAACCCTCTATTCAAGGCCCGCAAGGAAAATTGAAGCAGGTGCTGCCAAATCTACCAGATACTACATCTCAAGGCTTGCCTGGACCTGGAAATACAAGCAGAGGTTCAGCTTATCAAAAATTTTCATCAGAACCTCCAAATGAAACATCATTTGGGACTCGAACAGAAAAAGTTCTTAATAGCTTTTTGCAAAATCCATTGTTGAAGGAAGATGAGACTAGCCTAAGTGAACTGGTATGCAATGATACCTATATGCTTGTGCATTTGGCTTTGTAATTCATTGCTTGAGAGTTTTTCTATCTCTTATCGGCATTCCAGCATTGAGTTTGCATGTGGAATgtcaattttataaaatattatggtGCCTGTAGGCTAAATTTGTGCAACATAAGGCTTGAGGTGAGATCAGTTCATTTTATACACTTAACGGGAGAGAAACATCATTTCACTCCAGCAATTGGAACAGTAGTTGGGGATGTTAAGATTTCAAAAGGAACATGCTTTAACGTGCAACAAGCAGTTATTTTTTTGCTCTTATTTTGGTCACTGGTGATAGCAGTAAGCAGCAGAAATAATTCACTTGGGTTTGGTTGTTTTGTAGGCTGGACGGTTGCGCTTTGAAAACAACTTACTTCAACTGGTAATGctccttatttattttatcaccCCAATCTGATGCCATTTTGTTTGCTGGTGTTTTCGCTGAGATGATTATTGATTATTTAGTGGGAGAAGACATAAATATTAGCCGAAAGCAATTGTAATTAgatgtaaaattttctgaatatcGGAGTTTATTGGTTGCCATATTTAAAATTTGTGTCAAAAAGATTTATTCATGATGAATGCTGCAAGGTTCTCGAGATACATTTAATTCTTCTCATTTTATTAGGATTGCGTTACATTTTTACTGAAACTTATATTTCCATTTAGGTGCTGAAACATCAACGAATCATCGAGGAGCTTATGGAGGAGAATCTGAAGCTTCGTCAGATACTCATGGAAGACCTGAAAATACCCCCAAGCAAGCTCCAAGCTAGTTATTCTAGTAAAATTAAATCTCCATGTTCGGAATGCTTCTATTGCCGAAGGAAACAAAGGAGAAATAGATGATGACAAAGTATGATAAGTAAACCAAAAACCATACTAGTGTTATACCAAAGTTCTTATTCGATAACATTTCCGACTGGAACAGGATTTTAAGTTCTGGCAACGCCAACCTGATAATGCAGAAGTGGTGTTAACCATCATGACGTGTGAGTCAAAGGAGAAGGATACCAAAGTAAATAAAATCCGTCGATGACCAACTTAACGAGCTGATTAAACAATAGACATGATTTTACCAAACAGATGATAGAGCTACTTAAACTAACATCCAGAGGAATTCACTCATTTTTGTAGATTGTAATCTTTCAATGACATCCTTTTTTTTCCCCTTGATGCAATTCTTTGTTATAACTTCCATGAAAACTCCATTATTGGTTTgattatttttatctaaattgcaagttttattttttttatatatatgttcaGAAAAATTCCTGTTTCTTTCAAGAAACAGTGCAAACTGATGAATACATATATCCAATTTGTAAAACTCATATTTTGCCCGGCCCAAAATACAAACCTATTGCATTAAACCCAAATTAAATACGCCCAAAAAAGTTTTACAATGGCCTAATACTGAATGAAATGAACCAAGCCCAGTAGGCCCAGGTTTTTGGAGTTTTCAGAGCCCTTTCCCTTTCCCCCTTGCGCTGCTGCTGCCTTCGTGCTAGCCTCTACGTGCGCCATTGCTTCAGCCCACGCTTCCACCTCCCATATTTCACGTTTACACGCCCATGAACGCCCTCTTCACGTCTCCACATACCTGCAAAATGGAGAATAGCAAGGAACCGTTTGTATTTGGCTATAAAGCCTTCGATTTTTAATTGAAATTGGGGGTTCCTTTTTGTTCAGAGAAATAGGACACGATTTCTTTTTGGTTACAAATCAAAAATCAAATACACATAAAAAAAAGCAGCCAAGAGAGATTCAAAGGTGGTTATTGCTATTtgatttcgtttttttttttcttttcattttcatcGGATATACTAAGATATAAGAGAAAGGGGGAGACTCACCAGAGTTGCATCACGCTCACGTCGTCGGAGGGCTTGACTCCGCTCGCAATAGTCGGATTTTGGGGCGGTTGAAGCTTGGCCATTCGTCTGGGGAGCGTGGGTTGTGGGCTGGGAGGGGGGGGGGGAAGCGTGTTGACCCATTTGCCAGGTAGGGTCCACGCATTTTACCTTAAATGGGTAATTTCGCGGCCAATCCTTCCCTTTTGCACTAGCGTTCGATAGGGCCATTTCCATGgtttctttaattcttttaaagtgTCCCAGGAATTTGCGTGAGTGTTCATCTTAGTCCGCGCTTAAACGATTTGTTTTGGGGTTTGGTTAATTTGCATTTTTAGACCCCAAACGTTGGAGCGCGTTTTACTTTGGCCCAAAATTCTGTTTAAATGGTTTGCTTTGTTCATAAATTGtccctttaattttgtttttcttccAATTaagttttttattcattttttctaCAAAATAagaatatattattttaacatataGTTTTGTTAAACAAAATTGatgtatatatttttgtatatattattttaacaaaataagAATGTATTTTTTTCATGTgcatatttattttttttcaaaaatactttcatatattattttgtatttatataCTTTACTTATATTAAGTTTTctttatttcatgtatatacgTAACTTATACAAAGTTATTTTTACTCTAAGTGTACATTATTGACATccttttatgtaaatattttcttctaaatttattatatatatattttctttaaaattattcatatagaatttggccttcttttgaggatcttgttttaaattgcatattttatttattttaattactttggtATCTTTGTATATACATtgttttcatttattattttcatataaatatgtatgtcatTTGTTAAGTCAATTTGTTTCATTTGAAATTCTGTTgcatattattcattttaatatatactttaataatcatttatatattatCCGCTTTTTATACATATAAGCTATTTTGATTTTAATATATGCTATCCCtttgtatattgttcatatgGTTTTTGTTTTGCGTTATATTGGTTCCTAGTTTTCATGTAGTCCGGTGTATCATGTGttattttttgttttcaattCGTATCCACCTATTATTGTTTCA
Above is a genomic segment from Gossypium arboreum isolate Shixiya-1 chromosome 8, ASM2569848v2, whole genome shotgun sequence containing:
- the LOC108467520 gene encoding uncharacterized protein LOC108467520: MESNIKNSDTKMVVATNQRKGFEGIRLENPFVLKVGQVFTGFGVGCGIGIGVGRPINLGRIPMLGEVMSATRGATDAFSGVSRHVNGALRKLGAKNVEAGIGCGVGLGHGFGIGLAVKPGVVNQIQCCVMQTMTKLMNKFGISSNLPFNEGAFPASFQSALTTTNEPSIQGPQGKLKQVLPNLPDTTSQGLPGPGNTSRGSAYQKFSSEPPNETSFGTRTEKVLNSFLQNPLLKEDETSLSELAGRLRFENNLLQLVLKHQRIIEELMEENLKLRQILMEDLKIPPSKLQASYSSKIKSPCSECFYCRRKQRRNR